The window TGTGGGGCTACGGCATATCCTTCCGGCCGGACGTTTATTACACCCAGAAGGAACGGCTGCCCCGCCCCGCCCACACCTATGAGGCATGGCTGAAGCTGCCCAGGGACTACCCCGGCAGAGGCGGCTCCATCGCCGGCAACTACGGCATGGCGGCAGGCCAGGTGTTCGAGGTGTATTCCTCCGGCAACCCCCGGCTCTACATAGAGGGCAAGAACAACCGGCAGGCGGACATCAAATTTCTCAATGTCCGGGCCGCCCTGGGCCGCTGGGTCCACATGACCATAGTGCTGGACGAGACGGAGCATCAGGCCCGGTGCTACCTGAACGGCCGGCTCGCGGAGACTCTGACGGAGGTGGGCATGTACACGGAGCCCCGGCCTCTCTCGGAGTTTGAGACCACGGACCCGGTGACCCCTCTGGTCATAGGCGGGGACAGAAGGATAGGCAACGGAGCCTTTTTCAAGGGCAGCGTGCTGTCCGTGGCGGAATACGCCGACGTCCGCACCCCGGAGGAGATCCGCCGGGATATGTACAACTTAGACCCCACGGATCCGGACCTGCTGTTCGCCTACGACTTCCGGCGCGCCGAGGGCCTGGAGGTCATAGAGGACCTGGCCGGACATTATCCCCTTTACCGGGAACAGAACCCCCTCTTCGTCAGGGAGGAAGACAAGTGGCTCGGGGACGTGGACCACTCGCAGATAGCCTGGTCCATAGCCTTTCTGGGAGACACTCAGGTGGTGAACGACGAGTATCCCGAGAAGTTCCATCTGCTCATGGACTGCATACTGGCGAAGAAGGACGAATACAACGTGAAATACGTCATGGGCCTGGGGGACATCACCAACCGCAACCTGCCCCGGGAGTGGGAGCTGGCGGCGGAGCAGTACAACCGCCTGAACGGCGTTATCCCCTGGGGCGTGGTCATAGGCAACCACGACGGCTCCCGGGAATACAACGCGGCCTTTGACACACCCGCCTACAGAGCCTCCTGCGACGGCTTCTACGAAGAAGACAAGATAGACAATTCCTACCGGTTCCTCACTGTGGGCAAGAACAAGTATATCATCTTCACTCTGGAATACGGCCCCCGGGACGAGGTCATGGAATGGGCGGGCCGGCTCATAGACGAGCACCCTGAATGCAAGGCCATAGTGACCACCCACAACTATCTCTACCGGGACGGCACCACCATGGATGAAAAGGACTCCTATCCCCCCACCATCTGCGGCGGCAGGCCCAACAACGGGGACCACATGTGGGAGAAGTTCGTCCGCAAGCACCGGACCATACAGCTGGTCATTTGCGGCCACGACCCCTTTGACATGGTGGTCAGCCGGCAGGAAAAGGGAGACGCCGGCAACCTGGTCACCAGCCTTCTCATAGACCCCCAGGGCACCGACGGGGCCCTGAAGGGCGCCTGCCTCATATGCTTCCTGGGCTTCTCCGAGGACGGCAAAAAGGCCTTCGTGCGGTATTATTCCGCCGACAGGGAAATGTATTATATGAAAAACAGCCAGTACGAGCTGGATATGGAGTAGATCATGAAAAAGCTGTTTCTGTGTGTGGCGCTGCTGCTGGCGGCCGCCTCTCTGTGGGCCTACGGCATATCCTTCCGGCCGGACGTTTATTACACCCAGAAGGAGGCTCCCCGGGAGGCCGCCCACACCTATGAGGCCTGGCTCAGGCTGCCCAAGGACTACCCCGGCAGAGCCGGGAGCATAGCGGGCAATTTTGATATGACCTGCCACTCGGTGATATTTGAGGTCCACGCAGCGGGGCATCCCCGGCTGTATATCATGGGCAAAAACTACAGGACCGCGGATATCAAGTTCACCGGCGTCAACGCCGCCACCGGACTGCCCGTCCATCTGGCCATAGTGCTGGACGAGACGGAGCACGAAGCCCGGTGCTACCTGAACGGCAGGCTCGCGGAGACGGTGACCGAGGCGCCTATGCCTTCGTCCGTGCGTCCTCTGTCCGAATTTGAGACCGTGGAGCCGGCCATCCCCCTGATAATAGGCGGCGACAAACGCTACGGCAACGGCGCATACTTTCACGGACAGCTGCTGTCGGTGGCGGAGTTTGCCACGGTGCGCAGCGAAAAAGAGATCCGGAGCGATATGTACTCTCTGGACCCGGGGGAGCCCGGGCTCCTGTTTTACTACGACCTGCGCAAGGCCGAAGGCAAGGACTTCATAGAGGATCTGGCGGGCAATTATCCCCTGTATCACGAGACAAATCCCAACTACACCAAGCCGGAGGACCTGTGGGTGAAGCCCGGGGATATAGACAACTCGCAGATAGCCTGGTCCATAGCCTTTTTGGGGGACACTCAGGTGGTGAATGACTCCTATCCGGAGAAGTTCCACCTGCTCATAGACGCCATACTTGAGAAAAAGGACGAATACAGGATAAAATACGTCATGGGACTGGGGGATATCACCAACCGCAACCTGCCCAGGGAATGGGAGCTGGCGGCGGAGCAGTACAACCGCCTGAACGGCATATTGCCCTGGGGCGTGGTCATAGGCAACCACGACGGCTCCAAAGAATATAATGCGGCCTTTGACACACCCGCCTACAGAGCCTCCTGCGACGGCTTTTTTGAAGAAGGCAAGATAGACAACTCCTACCGCTTCCTCACTGTGGGCAAGAACAAGTATATCATCTTCACTCTGGAATACGGCCCCCGGGACGAGGTCATGGAATGGGCCGGCCGGCTCATAGACGAGCACTCGGACTGCAAGGCCATCGTCACCACCCACTGCTATCTGTTCAGGGACGGCACCACCATGGACGACAAGGACATGTATCCCGCCGCGGGCAGGCCCAACAACGGCGACGACCTGTGGGAAAAGTATATACGCAAGCACCGGACCATACAGCTGGTGGTCTGCGGCCACGACCCCTGGGACCTGGTGATATGCAGACAGGAAAAAGGGGACGCCGGCAATCTGATCACTCAGTTTTTGATAGACCCTCAGGGCACCGACGCCAACCTGCGTGGCGCCTGTCTCATATGCTTCCTGGGCTTCAGCGAGGACGGCCAAAAGGCCTTCGTCCGATACTATTCCGCCGACCGGGGAATGTATTATATAAAGGCCAACCAGTACGAGGTGGATATGGAATAACAGCATTTCGCCCCGCCTGCTTCATAGCAGACGGGGCGAAGTTCATGTCTTCATGCATTTCCACAGGCCGTGCCGGGAGCAATACGCGTACACGTTCCGCACCTTGGTGCCGTCGGGAAAAGCGCAGCGTGGCTCCTCCCCGGGCCGGAAAAACCGGAACACGCCTCCCGAGACGGTCTCCGCATAGACCCATTCGATATAGTGGTCCTCCTCCGACGGGTGCAGCTCTATGCCCACCGTCACCTTCAGCAGGCCGTCCTCCATGCGGGCGTCCGGCAGGTGCCGGGGCACGTCGCACTTCACCGAGTTGTCCCTGAGCTTTTCCATGGGCGCGCCGCAGCAGCAGAGGGAGGCCTCCCGGGAGGCAAACACTATGTTGCCGCACACGCCGCACCTGTAAAACAACGCTTCCTTCATCACACGCTCCTCTGTTTGCATTCTTTTTTATTATACCACACCCCGGAAAAAATGCCCCGCCGTCTTTTATTTCTGCCCGATATATGTTAGTATATAAGTAATAAAGATCTCCAAGGACGTGCAATGAATAAGATAGAGCTGAGTTACGACGCCTATCTGGACAAGGTCCACGCCTGCTGGCTGGGCAAGAGTCTGGGAGGCGTCATAGGCGCCCTGTTCGAAGGGCACAAATATTTTGAGGAGCTGTCCCCCGACGGGCTGTGGCCCGCCATAGTGTATCCCAACGACGATCTGGATATACAGGTGGTCTGGCTGGAAATGCTGGAGGACCTGGGCACCGACGTGACCCACGACAGGCTGGTGGCTTACTGGCGGGACCGCTGCTGGTACAACTTCGCCGAATACGGCTCCTTTCTCTACAACGCCCAGAGAGGCATCCTGCCTCCCGACAGCGGCCGCTTCAACAACTTCTATTTTTCCGAATCCGAGGGCTGCCCCATCCGGGCAGAGATATGGGGCCTCACCGCCCCCTGCAACCCGGCTCTGGCGGCGGAGCACGCCTGGCACGACGGCACCCTGGACCATCAGCGCACCTCGGTGTATGCCGAGATGTTCTGGGCGGCGGCCAACGCCCGGGCCCTTTGCTGCAGCGATCTGGACGAAGTGGTGAACGCCGCTCTCATGGAAGTGCCCGAGGACTGCGAGATAGCGGAGATCACCCGGGACGTGCGTTATTGCGTCCGGGAGCTCTCCGGCCTGAAGGAAATGTATCTCTATCTGGTGCGCCGCTGGGGCGACAGCGATTCCTCCAAGAGCCAGATCAACTTTGCCTTTTCCCTGCTGCCCCTCTATTACGGCGGCAGCGACTTCAAAAAGGTTATGGCCTGCTGCTGCTCCCTGACCTTTGACACGGACTGCACCGCGGCCACCGCCTGCTCCCTGCTGGGGACCATGCTGGGCACGGGCGTTCTGCCGGAGGACTGGCTGGAAAAGCTGGGCAGGGACCTGACCTGCGACGTGGCAGTCAGGCACAAGGAAGCCCCTATCCTGGATTTTGCCCGGGACACCTGCGCCGTGGGCATAGAGAGCACCCTGAACAACAATACGGCAGCGCTTATCACGGGCGTCCCCGCAGACCTGTTGGCTGCGGTCCAGAAGCGTTTTGCGGAGAGAGAGCCTCTCCCGAATGTGGAGATAGTGTCCGGCAACGACCCGGAGGACGTCATCACCCCCGATGCGGAAAGGGGCTACGGCATGTCGGTATGCTTCATCAACTCCTCTCCCAGGACCCTTCGCGGCGTCATCAGAGCCGAGAGCCTGTCCCCTCACCTCAAGGTGTTTCCCGCCCTTGACCCGGATGCGGAGCTGCCTCCGGGAGGCTGCCTGGAAAAGACCTTTACCCTCACCCACGACTTTTCGGAAAACGTCATCTGGGACAAGAACCTGGTACGCTTTTCCTTTGAAGGCGACGGAGAGTCCGTGAGCCGGGAGCTGGGCGTCGCAGGCGCCCGTTGCTGGCAGGTGTACGGCCCCTACTGGGATATATACGACACCGCCGAGCATGACGAGTGCCCCTTCCGCAACGACAAGGTCTGCAATCACCCCGGGCGGCTGGGCTTCGGCCAGGCGGGCACCCATCAGTACGTGCGCCTGGACAGAGAATATCTGGACGAGCAGGCCCTTTTGGAGAAGGACCTGCCTGCAGAGTATCCCTTCGCCATCTGTCTGGCGGAGGACCTGGTCCGCAAGGAAGACATATCCTTCAACATGGGCGAGAGCTGCTATTACTTCGTGCGGGAGTTCATCACCCGGGAGCACCAGCAGACGGGCCTGATGGCAGGCGCCTCGGGGCCCTTCAAGGTGTGGATCGACGGCAAGCTCGTATTTGAAAACCCGAAGAGCATGCCCTACTGCCAGCAGGACTGGTGGATACCCTTTGAAGCGCAGCCCGACAAGGTCCACAGGATCGTGGTCAAGATCCTCCAGACCGGCAGCGACTTCAAATTCTCGCTGTCCCCCTTGCTGGACGCGCGCAAGGCGGACCATATTCACGGCATAAGCTATTTGTCCGACACCTTCGGCAACAAATACTGGAAATAATACGGAGAACACTATGGATCACTTCAAAAATCCAAAGGCCATTATGCGGCCTGCGCCTTTCTGGAGCTGGAACGACAAGCTGGACAAGGACGAATGCGTAAGACAAGTCAGAGAGATGAAAGACAAGGGCTGGGGCTCCTTCTTCATGCACTCCAGAGTGGGTCTCGTGACCCCCTATCTGGGCGAAGAGTGGATGGATATAGTCAAGGCCTGCGCCGAGACCGCCAGGGAAGAAGGCATCTACGCCTGGCTGTATGACGAAGACAAGTGGCCCAGCGGCTTTGCCGGCGGCAAGGTGCCCGCAGCCGACGAAAACTTCAGGGCCCGCAAGCTCATCATCGCCAAGAAGGGCGAGGTGCCCGAGGGCGACACGGTAATGTGCGAGTTTGACTGGCACGGCGCCTCCTGGACCATAGCCAGACACATAGAGCGGCTGGGCAACACCTGGTTCAACGGCTACTCCTACGTGGACCTCATGAACCCCGAAGCCGTCAAGGCCTTTCTGGAATGCACTCACGAGGAATACAAGAAGCACGTAGGCGAATATTTCGGCAAAGTGATACCGGGCATATTCACCGACGAGCCCTGCTACC of the Abditibacteriota bacterium genome contains:
- a CDS encoding metallophosphoesterase, whose protein sequence is MKKLFLCVALLLAAASLWGYGISFRPDVYYTQKERLPRPAHTYEAWLKLPRDYPGRGGSIAGNYGMAAGQVFEVYSSGNPRLYIEGKNNRQADIKFLNVRAALGRWVHMTIVLDETEHQARCYLNGRLAETLTEVGMYTEPRPLSEFETTDPVTPLVIGGDRRIGNGAFFKGSVLSVAEYADVRTPEEIRRDMYNLDPTDPDLLFAYDFRRAEGLEVIEDLAGHYPLYREQNPLFVREEDKWLGDVDHSQIAWSIAFLGDTQVVNDEYPEKFHLLMDCILAKKDEYNVKYVMGLGDITNRNLPREWELAAEQYNRLNGVIPWGVVIGNHDGSREYNAAFDTPAYRASCDGFYEEDKIDNSYRFLTVGKNKYIIFTLEYGPRDEVMEWAGRLIDEHPECKAIVTTHNYLYRDGTTMDEKDSYPPTICGGRPNNGDHMWEKFVRKHRTIQLVICGHDPFDMVVSRQEKGDAGNLVTSLLIDPQGTDGALKGACLICFLGFSEDGKKAFVRYYSADREMYYMKNSQYELDME
- a CDS encoding metallophosphoesterase; amino-acid sequence: MKKLFLCVALLLAAASLWAYGISFRPDVYYTQKEAPREAAHTYEAWLRLPKDYPGRAGSIAGNFDMTCHSVIFEVHAAGHPRLYIMGKNYRTADIKFTGVNAATGLPVHLAIVLDETEHEARCYLNGRLAETVTEAPMPSSVRPLSEFETVEPAIPLIIGGDKRYGNGAYFHGQLLSVAEFATVRSEKEIRSDMYSLDPGEPGLLFYYDLRKAEGKDFIEDLAGNYPLYHETNPNYTKPEDLWVKPGDIDNSQIAWSIAFLGDTQVVNDSYPEKFHLLIDAILEKKDEYRIKYVMGLGDITNRNLPREWELAAEQYNRLNGILPWGVVIGNHDGSKEYNAAFDTPAYRASCDGFFEEGKIDNSYRFLTVGKNKYIIFTLEYGPRDEVMEWAGRLIDEHSDCKAIVTTHCYLFRDGTTMDDKDMYPAAGRPNNGDDLWEKYIRKHRTIQLVVCGHDPWDLVICRQEKGDAGNLITQFLIDPQGTDANLRGACLICFLGFSEDGQKAFVRYYSADRGMYYIKANQYEVDME
- a CDS encoding desulfoferrodoxin, which translates into the protein MKEALFYRCGVCGNIVFASREASLCCCGAPMEKLRDNSVKCDVPRHLPDARMEDGLLKVTVGIELHPSEEDHYIEWVYAETVSGGVFRFFRPGEEPRCAFPDGTKVRNVYAYCSRHGLWKCMKT
- a CDS encoding ADP-ribosylglycohydrolase family protein — protein: MNKIELSYDAYLDKVHACWLGKSLGGVIGALFEGHKYFEELSPDGLWPAIVYPNDDLDIQVVWLEMLEDLGTDVTHDRLVAYWRDRCWYNFAEYGSFLYNAQRGILPPDSGRFNNFYFSESEGCPIRAEIWGLTAPCNPALAAEHAWHDGTLDHQRTSVYAEMFWAAANARALCCSDLDEVVNAALMEVPEDCEIAEITRDVRYCVRELSGLKEMYLYLVRRWGDSDSSKSQINFAFSLLPLYYGGSDFKKVMACCCSLTFDTDCTAATACSLLGTMLGTGVLPEDWLEKLGRDLTCDVAVRHKEAPILDFARDTCAVGIESTLNNNTAALITGVPADLLAAVQKRFAEREPLPNVEIVSGNDPEDVITPDAERGYGMSVCFINSSPRTLRGVIRAESLSPHLKVFPALDPDAELPPGGCLEKTFTLTHDFSENVIWDKNLVRFSFEGDGESVSRELGVAGARCWQVYGPYWDIYDTAEHDECPFRNDKVCNHPGRLGFGQAGTHQYVRLDREYLDEQALLEKDLPAEYPFAICLAEDLVRKEDISFNMGESCYYFVREFITREHQQTGLMAGASGPFKVWIDGKLVFENPKSMPYCQQDWWIPFEAQPDKVHRIVVKILQTGSDFKFSLSPLLDARKADHIHGISYLSDTFGNKYWK